A DNA window from Vagococcus penaei contains the following coding sequences:
- the arcC gene encoding carbamate kinase, with amino-acid sequence MEKKVVVALGGNAILSDDASAQAQQEALIKTSKHLVNLVKSDYKLIISHGNGPQVGNLLLQQQAANSEKNPAMPLDTCVAMTQGSIGYWLSNAMANELKAVGIEKEVATIVTQVVVDPKDPAFENPTKPIGPFLTEELAKEEAEKTGAIFKEDAGRGWRKVVASPKPIGIHEAHVINTLVDNGVITISCGGGGIPVVGENLQGVEAVIDKDFASEKLAHLVQADKFIILTGVDYVYINYGKENEQKLTNVSVVELENFAAEGHFAPGSMLPKIEAAIQFAKNNPGKEAIITSLDCLEAISDDESVGTVITL; translated from the coding sequence ATGGAAAAAAAAGTTGTCGTAGCTTTAGGTGGAAATGCGATTCTTTCAGACGATGCAAGTGCTCAAGCACAACAAGAAGCATTAATTAAGACATCCAAACATTTAGTGAATTTAGTCAAAAGCGATTATAAATTAATTATTTCTCACGGAAATGGTCCGCAAGTAGGTAATTTGTTATTGCAACAACAAGCAGCCAATTCAGAAAAAAATCCTGCTATGCCGTTAGATACTTGTGTGGCCATGACTCAAGGTAGTATTGGATATTGGTTATCGAATGCAATGGCTAATGAATTAAAGGCAGTTGGAATTGAAAAAGAAGTTGCCACTATTGTGACACAAGTTGTTGTCGATCCAAAAGATCCAGCATTTGAAAATCCAACAAAACCTATTGGTCCTTTTTTAACCGAAGAGCTTGCCAAAGAAGAAGCCGAAAAGACAGGTGCTATTTTTAAAGAAGATGCGGGACGTGGTTGGCGTAAAGTAGTAGCAAGTCCAAAACCAATTGGTATTCATGAAGCTCACGTTATTAATACACTTGTTGATAATGGCGTTATTACCATTTCTTGTGGTGGTGGTGGCATTCCAGTTGTTGGGGAAAATTTACAAGGTGTTGAAGCAGTTATTGATAAAGACTTTGCTTCAGAAAAGTTAGCACATTTAGTTCAGGCAGATAAGTTCATTATCTTAACTGGAGTAGATTATGTTTATATTAATTATGGTAAAGAAAATGAACAAAAATTGACCAATGTTAGCGTAGTAGAGTTGGAAAATTTTGCTGCAGAGGGTCACTTTGCTCCAGGTAGCATGTTACCTAAAATTGAAGCTGCTATTCAATTCGCTAAAAACAACCCTGGAAAAGAAGCGATTATAACATCATTAGATTGTTTAGAAGCTATCTCAGATGATGAATCAGTTGGAACAGTTATTACGCTATAA
- the argF gene encoding ornithine carbamoyltransferase, whose product MNSVFQGRSLLAEKDFTRAEIEYLIDFGIHLKDLKKRGIPHRYLEGKNIALLFEKTSTRTRAAFTVAAVDLGAQPEYLGKNDIQLGKKESVEDTAIVLGSMFDGIEFRGFSQEVVEGLAKYSGVPVWNGLTDEWHPTQMIADFMTIKENFGHLEGINLVYAGDGRNNMANSLLVTGAILGVNVRICAPKELFPTQEVIDYANKFAAESGSKLVITDDVSEAAKDANVLYTDVWVSMGEEDKFEERVNLLKPYQVNMDMLKATGNMDGDLIVLHCLPAFHDTETEYGKMVEEKFGVSEMEITDEVFRSKYARQFEEAENRMHSIKAIMAATLGNLFIPKV is encoded by the coding sequence ATGAATTCAGTATTTCAAGGTCGTAGCTTATTAGCAGAAAAAGATTTTACTCGTGCAGAAATTGAATATTTAATTGATTTTGGGATTCATCTAAAAGATTTAAAAAAACGAGGTATTCCACATCGCTATTTAGAAGGAAAAAATATTGCGCTTTTATTTGAAAAGACATCAACACGAACACGTGCGGCTTTTACGGTTGCAGCAGTTGACTTAGGAGCTCAACCAGAATATTTAGGTAAAAATGATATTCAATTAGGAAAAAAAGAATCAGTTGAAGATACTGCGATTGTTTTAGGAAGTATGTTTGATGGTATTGAGTTCCGTGGTTTCAGCCAAGAAGTTGTTGAAGGATTAGCAAAATACTCTGGAGTACCAGTTTGGAATGGTTTAACTGACGAATGGCATCCAACTCAAATGATTGCTGATTTTATGACAATTAAAGAAAATTTTGGTCACTTAGAAGGAATCAATCTAGTATACGCTGGTGATGGACGTAATAATATGGCTAATAGTTTACTCGTAACAGGTGCAATTTTAGGTGTTAATGTTAGAATTTGTGCACCAAAAGAATTATTCCCAACACAAGAAGTAATTGATTATGCAAATAAATTTGCGGCAGAATCTGGTAGTAAATTAGTTATTACTGATGATGTTTCTGAAGCAGCTAAAGATGCTAACGTTCTTTATACAGATGTCTGGGTATCTATGGGTGAGGAAGATAAATTTGAAGAACGTGTTAATTTATTAAAACCATATCAAGTTAATATGGATATGTTAAAAGCAACAGGTAATATGGATGGGGATTTAATTGTTTTACACTGTTTACCTGCTTTCCATGATACTGAAACAGAGTATGGAAAAATGGTTGAAGAAAAATTTGGTGTATCTGAGATGGAAATTACAGATGAAGTCTTTAGAAGTAAATATGCTCGTCAATTTGAAGAAGCAGAAAATAGAATGCATTCAATTAAGGCGATTATGGCAGCTACACTAGGTAACTTATTTATACCAAAAGTATAA
- a CDS encoding L-fuculose-phosphate aldolase: protein MKYLELRKNLVDYGKKMITDSLTTGTGGNLSLFIREDEVMLITPSGIPYHETTPSDIVLMTLDGTIIDSHRTPSSEYDMHRIFYQKSPKINAVVHTHSEYATVFACLQEEIMPLHYIIGSIGKKVRCCPYETFGTPELAEVAYETIGTDKGLLLGNHGTIAVGENLKDAFSVAKDIEFMAKLYYRARSIGEPVLLTDSQLEDVIDKFDTYGQLRTYGQK from the coding sequence ATGAAGTATTTAGAGTTACGTAAAAATTTAGTTGATTATGGTAAGAAAATGATAACAGATAGTCTAACTACAGGTACTGGGGGTAATTTAAGTTTATTTATTCGCGAGGATGAGGTGATGTTAATCACTCCAAGTGGAATTCCTTATCATGAAACGACACCGTCTGACATTGTTTTAATGACTTTAGATGGAACCATTATCGATAGCCATCGTACACCATCAAGTGAATATGATATGCACCGTATATTTTATCAAAAGTCACCTAAAATTAATGCTGTCGTTCATACACATTCTGAGTATGCAACGGTTTTTGCTTGTTTGCAAGAAGAAATAATGCCACTACATTATATAATTGGTTCAATTGGTAAAAAAGTTCGTTGTTGCCCTTATGAAACATTTGGAACTCCTGAACTAGCAGAAGTTGCTTACGAAACAATAGGAACAGATAAAGGGCTCCTTTTGGGTAATCATGGAACAATAGCCGTAGGGGAGAATTTAAAAGATGCCTTTTCAGTTGCTAAAGATATAGAGTTTATGGCTAAATTATATTATCGCGCGCGTTCAATTGGTGAACCTGTTTTATTAACAGATAGTCAATTAGAGGATGTCATCGATAAGTTTGATACTTATGGGCAATTACGAACTTACGGACAAAAATAA
- a CDS encoding Crp/Fnr family transcriptional regulator: MTIEEIGRHQKDFCYISDQDIKKMQSVSIVRSYKKGQVLFDPGDTINAVYFLKSGVIRLEKTDPTCTFFYLHYIKSKQLFPRVGLFTDKHHFYSAIAHTDIEVISIPIDIFSDILSNNSYQLKYWITKQSEMLKLQIIKIQKGTLNNADTRVTATLALLCKELGEKQYPRGNVTIPCPVTINQISQASGTTRETTSTIIKKLIKEKRITYSHKYLNFLDAKYFTDFLVD, encoded by the coding sequence ATGACAATAGAAGAAATTGGTAGACATCAGAAAGATTTTTGTTATATTTCAGATCAAGATATTAAAAAAATGCAGTCTGTTAGCATCGTCCGAAGTTATAAAAAAGGTCAAGTACTATTTGATCCAGGCGATACAATTAATGCAGTCTATTTTTTGAAATCAGGTGTAATACGACTAGAAAAAACTGACCCTACATGCACTTTTTTTTATTTGCATTATATAAAATCAAAGCAACTATTTCCTAGAGTGGGATTATTTACGGATAAGCACCATTTTTACTCAGCTATTGCACATACTGATATTGAAGTAATATCAATACCTATAGACATTTTCTCGGATATTTTAAGTAATAACAGTTATCAACTGAAATACTGGATTACCAAGCAGTCTGAAATGTTAAAATTACAAATTATAAAAATTCAAAAAGGGACATTAAATAATGCTGATACCCGTGTAACAGCTACGCTAGCATTGCTATGTAAAGAGTTAGGTGAAAAACAGTACCCACGTGGTAATGTAACAATTCCTTGTCCTGTCACTATTAATCAAATTTCACAGGCTAGCGGTACAACTCGTGAAACGACAAGCACAATTATTAAAAAATTGATTAAAGAGAAAAGAATAACCTATAGTCACAAATATTTAAACTTTTTAGACGCTAAATATTTTACCGATTTTTTGGTTGATTAA
- a CDS encoding YfcC family protein — translation MAKEKKKRRELSSFSILFIIIIVLGIITKLLNGQSFTPQDIDGTMVDHVVGAHLYDIVMAPFNGFKDAIDISIFILVLGGFLNLVTQTGALEAGIQHVVKKLKGNELMIIAILMFLFSIGGSTYGMSEETIPFYSLLAVTMVAAGFDTIVTIGTVLLGSGAGVIGSTVNPFSTGVAMDALNGIGIKPNAVIIIAVGGVIWFTTTMYCIYVVMSYAKKVKADRGSTILSLQEQKDMDEEFLKDDSKEIPFTKKHKIILSLFAFCFLVMIVSLIPWGEFGVTIFNNWTAFLTGNSFGDWYFGDLAMWFFIMGLAIAIVNRFSEKEIVSTFIQGSSDMLSVVLIIVVARGASSLMSTTHLDLYILDKAASLLGTLSPILFVIGAYILYLLLSFLIPSTSGLAYVSIPVMGALAQKVGMSPDVMVMIFASGCGLVNLVTPTSGVVMGGLQITKVNYSTWTKFMMKPLIVIGVMNVIILIVSMLLV, via the coding sequence ATGGCTAAAGAAAAGAAAAAAAGGAGAGAACTGTCCTCCTTTAGTATATTATTCATTATTATTATTGTATTAGGTATTATTACCAAATTATTGAATGGTCAGAGTTTTACACCACAAGATATTGATGGAACCATGGTTGATCATGTGGTAGGAGCTCATTTATATGACATCGTTATGGCGCCATTTAATGGCTTTAAAGATGCTATTGATATTAGTATATTTATCTTAGTGTTAGGTGGTTTTTTAAATCTAGTGACACAAACGGGTGCATTAGAAGCAGGTATTCAGCACGTTGTAAAAAAATTAAAAGGCAATGAATTAATGATTATCGCTATTTTAATGTTTTTATTCTCAATTGGTGGCTCAACTTATGGAATGTCAGAAGAAACCATTCCGTTCTATAGTTTATTAGCAGTAACGATGGTTGCTGCTGGCTTTGATACGATTGTTACTATTGGAACAGTTCTATTAGGTTCTGGTGCTGGGGTAATTGGTTCAACGGTTAACCCATTTTCAACAGGGGTAGCTATGGATGCTTTAAATGGAATTGGTATTAAACCAAATGCAGTTATCATTATTGCAGTTGGTGGTGTTATTTGGTTTACGACAACAATGTATTGTATCTACGTCGTAATGAGTTATGCTAAGAAAGTTAAAGCGGATCGTGGCTCAACGATTTTATCCTTACAAGAACAAAAAGATATGGATGAAGAATTTTTAAAAGATGATTCAAAAGAAATACCGTTTACAAAAAAACATAAAATTATTTTATCATTGTTTGCTTTCTGTTTCTTAGTTATGATTGTTTCTTTGATTCCTTGGGGAGAATTTGGTGTAACAATTTTTAATAACTGGACAGCATTTTTAACAGGTAATAGTTTTGGTGATTGGTATTTTGGTGACTTAGCAATGTGGTTCTTTATCATGGGATTAGCTATCGCTATTGTGAACCGTTTCTCAGAAAAAGAAATTGTTAGTACATTTATTCAAGGTTCTTCTGATATGCTATCAGTTGTATTAATTATTGTTGTGGCACGTGGGGCATCCTCTTTAATGTCGACAACACATCTAGATTTGTATATTTTAGATAAAGCAGCATCACTGTTAGGTACACTATCACCAATTCTCTTTGTAATTGGCGCGTATATACTGTATTTATTATTATCATTCCTAATACCATCAACATCCGGATTAGCTTATGTGTCTATACCAGTAATGGGAGCGCTTGCACAAAAAGTAGGTATGAGTCCAGATGTAATGGTTATGATTTTTGCTTCTGGTTGTGGTTTAGTTAACTTAGTAACACCAACATCTGGAGTAGTCATGGGAGGGTTACAAATTACAAAAGTTAATTACTCAACATGGACAAAATTTATGATGAAACCGTTAATTGTAATTGGTGTGATGAACGTAATTATTTTAATTGTATCAATGTTGCTAGTTTAA
- a CDS encoding ArgR family transcriptional regulator — protein sequence MIKRLISENDISKQSELMELLEKEDIQTTQATISRDIRELNIIKNHNDKNKSYYRLLNNSVLGKNKLTDEERLINAIVETGVSLRQIEFTNLLTVLPGNGQVVGVLIDSIRTNFTEIVGCVAGDDTILILSENKDDAKIVNKYFQQYLYIH from the coding sequence ATTATTAAACGTTTAATTAGTGAAAATGATATTTCTAAACAAAGTGAACTGATGGAACTACTGGAAAAAGAAGATATACAAACAACGCAAGCAACAATTTCTAGAGACATACGTGAGTTAAATATTATTAAAAATCATAACGATAAAAATAAATCATATTATCGGTTGCTAAATAATTCTGTTTTAGGTAAAAATAAGTTGACTGATGAGGAACGTTTAATTAATGCAATTGTCGAAACAGGTGTATCATTACGGCAAATCGAATTTACCAATTTGTTAACAGTTTTACCTGGAAATGGTCAAGTTGTCGGTGTTTTAATTGATAGTATTAGAACAAATTTTACAGAAATTGTGGGTTGTGTAGCTGGTGATGATACCATTTTAATTTTATCTGAGAATAAAGATGATGCTAAAATAGTTAATAAATATTTTCAACAATATTTGTATATTCATTAA
- the arcA gene encoding arginine deiminase, with the protein MSRPINVYSEIGKLKSVLLHRPGKELENLMPDYLERLLFDDIPFLEQAQKEHDNFAKLLQSKGIETLYLEDLAAESLVNDEIRTQFIDQYLEEANIKSDTAREKARELLLSFDNNRDLIDKTMAGMQKVELPKFEVKNLTDMVESDYPFVIDPMPNLYFTRDNFATIGHAVSLNRMYAITRNRESIFAEYIFKYHPRFAGKDVPLVYDREQPTRIEGGDELVLSKDVLAVGISQRTDAASIQKLAENIFKENIGFKHILAFDIGERRKFMHLDTVFTMVDYDKFSIHPEIEGDLVVYSISEGQNGGLDIIREEDTLENILCKYLHIDKVKLIRCGGNNITAAAREQWNDGSNTLTIAPGEVIVYDRNTITNKLLEEAGVKLNYIPGSELVRGRGGPRCMSMPLVREDI; encoded by the coding sequence ATGAGTCGCCCTATTAATGTTTATTCAGAGATTGGTAAGTTAAAATCCGTTTTACTGCATCGTCCAGGTAAAGAATTGGAAAATTTAATGCCCGATTATTTGGAAAGGCTATTATTTGATGATATTCCATTTTTAGAACAAGCTCAAAAAGAACATGATAATTTTGCAAAATTATTACAGTCAAAAGGTATTGAAACGCTTTATTTAGAAGACTTAGCTGCGGAATCATTGGTTAATGACGAAATTCGTACACAATTTATTGATCAATATTTAGAGGAAGCTAATATTAAAAGTGATACTGCTCGCGAAAAAGCTCGTGAATTATTATTATCATTTGATAATAATCGTGATTTAATCGATAAAACAATGGCAGGAATGCAAAAAGTTGAGTTACCAAAATTTGAAGTGAAAAATTTAACTGATATGGTTGAATCAGATTATCCATTTGTCATCGATCCAATGCCAAACTTATATTTTACGCGCGATAATTTTGCGACAATTGGTCATGCTGTATCGCTTAACAGAATGTATGCAATTACACGAAATCGTGAATCAATTTTTGCTGAATACATATTTAAATATCACCCACGTTTTGCTGGTAAAGATGTTCCATTGGTATACGATCGTGAACAACCGACACGTATTGAAGGTGGAGATGAATTAGTTCTTTCTAAAGATGTATTAGCTGTTGGGATTTCTCAAAGAACAGATGCAGCATCTATTCAAAAATTAGCAGAAAATATTTTTAAAGAAAACATTGGGTTTAAGCACATTTTAGCTTTTGATATTGGTGAACGTCGTAAATTTATGCATTTAGATACAGTATTTACAATGGTAGATTATGATAAATTCTCAATTCATCCAGAAATTGAAGGAGACTTAGTTGTTTATTCAATCTCGGAAGGTCAAAATGGTGGATTAGATATTATTCGTGAAGAAGATACGTTAGAGAATATTTTATGTAAATATTTACATATAGATAAAGTTAAATTAATTCGTTGTGGTGGTAATAATATTACCGCAGCTGCGAGAGAGCAATGGAATGATGGTTCAAATACATTGACAATCGCACCTGGTGAAGTAATTGTGTATGATCGTAATACTATAACAAATAAATTATTGGAAGAAGCAGGCGTTAAATTAAATTATATACCAGGTAGTGAACTAGTTCGTGGTCGTGGTGGCCCAAGATGTATGAGTATGCCATTAGTGAGAGAAGATATTTAA